CGATGTGATCCAGGCTGACGGCGGCACCAGGTGCGCGAGCATCACAGGGAGCTTTATATCGCTTGTCCTGGCATTGGCAAAATTGAAAAAAGACGGAGTGATAGCGGAAGTGCCGGTCTCGGATTATGTAGCGGCCGTGAGCGTCGGGATGCTGGGTGGCAGGCCTGCGCTTGACCTCAACTACGATGAGGATTCGAACGCGGAAGTCGATATGAATATTATAATGACAGGTGACGGCCGGTTTATAGAAGTGCAGGGCACCGCCGAAAGAGAGCCGTTCACAAAGAATGAGATGGAGAAATTATTGGCGCTGGCTCGAGGAGGCATAGAAAAGCTTATAGCGGTCCAGAAGAAAGCGCTGAAGGGTCTAATTCAGTAATGAGCCCCATCAGAACTCTGGTTGTAGCCACGAAGAACGATAAGAAGCTTTACGAGCTTAGAAGATACTTAAAGACGGTTAAGGCCAATATCATATCGCTGAAAGATTTTCAAAAGACGCCCAAAATAGTCGAGAATAAGGACACGTTCAGGGGGAATGCCGCTAAGAAAGCGCTAATCGTGTCGCGGTTTGTGAAAGGGCTTGCTATAGCGGATGATTCGGGGCTTTGCGTGAAGGCGCTCGGTGATTTACCGGGCGTAAAAAGCGCTCGTTTCGCAGGGCCCGCTAAGAATGATAAGGCTAATAATCGAAAGGTGCTGGAGCTTTTAGAAGGTGAGAGCCTTTCCAGACGTAAGGCGAGATTTGTTTGCGCCGTGGCGATAGCCGATAACGGCAGAATCCTTAAGATCATCGAAGAGGATTGCAAGGGCCTTATAGCGTTTGAAGTGAAAGGCAGACACGGATTCGGCTATGACCCGATCTTCTTTATTCCCAAATATGGAAAGACATTTGGCCAGCTGGGGTTGAAAACAAAAGACAGGATGAGTCACAGGTCAAAAGCGCTTAAGAAGGCGAGAGCATTTTTAAAATCCTACAAGTAGGAAAATATCTGTAGGGGCGATTTTGATTTGTGTTATAATTTGCTTGCGGCGGGGCGTAGCGCAGCTGGCTAGCGCGTCTGCTTTGGGAGCAGAAGGTCCTCGGTTCAAATCCGAGCGCCCCGACCATTATTGAAAATTTGACAGCTTTACGCGTCCCTGTAGCTCAGTTGGATAGAGCATCTGCCTTCTAAGCAGAGGGTCGCCTGTTCGAATCAGGCCAGGGACGCCATCTTACTTCGCTCTTAAGACACTTAGGTGAGTAGGGCTTCGTAAGACATGCCCTACATGGGGAAACTACGTTTCCCCCTCTTCGCATTTTCCTACCCATAATTCGACTTAAATAACATAGTATTTTTATAAACTATATTTTATCCTAA
This portion of the Candidatus Omnitrophota bacterium genome encodes:
- the rph gene encoding ribonuclease PH translates to MRQDGRRDSELRKIKVTKDYIKYAEGSCLIEFGNTRVITTASVEETVPPFLKGKKKGWVTAEYSMIPRSCKSRVPREASKGKLGGRTHEIQRLIGRSMRTVVDMDKLGERTIWIDCDVIQADGGTRCASITGSFISLVLALAKLKKDGVIAEVPVSDYVAAVSVGMLGGRPALDLNYDEDSNAEVDMNIIMTGDGRFIEVQGTAEREPFTKNEMEKLLALARGGIEKLIAVQKKALKGLIQ
- the rdgB gene encoding RdgB/HAM1 family non-canonical purine NTP pyrophosphatase, whose protein sequence is MSPIRTLVVATKNDKKLYELRRYLKTVKANIISLKDFQKTPKIVENKDTFRGNAAKKALIVSRFVKGLAIADDSGLCVKALGDLPGVKSARFAGPAKNDKANNRKVLELLEGESLSRRKARFVCAVAIADNGRILKIIEEDCKGLIAFEVKGRHGFGYDPIFFIPKYGKTFGQLGLKTKDRMSHRSKALKKARAFLKSYK